The Arachis hypogaea cultivar Tifrunner chromosome 14, arahy.Tifrunner.gnm2.J5K5, whole genome shotgun sequence genome has a segment encoding these proteins:
- the LOC112741383 gene encoding uncharacterized WD repeat-containing protein C2A9.03 isoform X4, translating into MEYVADDNEMAEVEDDVYFRGRAFGESDSDDDDEYDPLENRITDTTAAEARKGKDIQGIPWDRLSISREKYRQTRLEQYKNYENIPQSGELSEKECRPTDKGGRFYDFWQNTRSVKSTILHFQLRNLVWSTSKHDVYLVSHYSIVHWSSLHSKRSEILNVQGHVAPCEKHPGSLLEGFTQTQISTLAVRDNLLIAGGFQGELICKYLDRPGVSFCSRTTYEDNAITNAVEIYEHPSGAVHFMASNNDCGVRDFDMEKFQLSKHFCFPWPVNHTSLSPDSKLLAIVGDNPEGLLVDSQTGKTITQLCGHLDYSFASAWHPDGRIFATGNQDKTCRVWDVRNLSKSVAVLKGNLGAIRSIRFTSDGQFMAMAEPADFVHVFDAKRGFEKEQEIDFFGEISGVSFSPDTESLFIGVWDRTYGSLLQYNRHRNYSYLDCL; encoded by the exons ATGGAGTACGTTGCAGATGATAATGAAATGGCAGAGGTAGAAGATGATGTGTATTTCCGAGGCAGAGCATTTGGTGAATCAGAttcggatgatgatgatgaatacgATCCTTTG GAAAATCGTATAACAGATACCACTGCCGCAGAAGCTAGGAAGGGAAAGGATATCCAAGGTATACCATGGGATAGACTGAGTATTAGTCGTGAAAAGTATAGACAAACTAGACTAGAGCAGTACAAGAATTATGAAAATATACCACAATCAGGGGAACTTTCGGAGAAG GAATGCAGGCCAACGGATAAAGGAGGAAGATTTTATGATTTCTGGCAGAACACTAGATCTGTGAAGTCAACGATACTTCATTTCCAA CTACGAAACTTGGTTTGGTCAACATCGAAGCATGATGTATATCTTGTTTCACATTACTCAATTGTTCACTGGTCTTCGTTACACTCCAAGAGATCCGAAATCCTGAATGTACAAGGGCATGTGGCTCCGTGTGAG AAACATCCTGGAAGCCTCTTGGAAGGGTTTACTCAAACACAAATTAGTACACTGGCAGTGCGAGACAACTTGTTGATTGCTGGAGGCTTTCAAGGAGAACTTATTTGCAAG TACTTAGATCGACCTGGGGTTAGCTTTTGTTCCAGAACTACTTATGAGGACAATGCGATCACAAATGCTGTCGAGATTTATGAGCATCCCAG TGGAGCAGTTCATTTCATGGCTTCAAATAATGACTGTGGAGTCAGAGACTTTGATATGGAGAAATTTCAGCTTTCCAAGCATTTCTGCTTCCCCTGGCCTGTAAAT CATACTTCATTGAGCCCTGATAGTAAACTTCTTGCAATTGTTGGAGACAATCCAGAAGGGCTGCTGGTGGATTCTCAAACTGGAAAG ACAATCACGCAGTTATGTGGACACTTGGATTACTCATTTGCATCTGCATGGCATCCTGATGGCCGTATTTTTGCTACCGGGAACCAAGACAAAACTTGCCGTGTCTGGGATGTTCGAAATTTGTCGAAGTCTGTTGCTGTTCTGAAGGGCAACCTTGGAGCTATACGTTCAATACGTTTCACATCTGATGGGCAGTTCATGGCAATGGCTGAGCCAGCTGACTTTGTGCATGTCTTTGACGCAAAGCGTGGATTTGAGAAGGAACAGGAAATTGATTTTTTTGGGGAGATCTCTGGTGTATCTTTCAGTCCGGATACAGAATCACTCTTTATTGGTGTCTGGGACCGCACCTACGGAAGCCTTCTTCAGTACAACCGACACAGAAACTACTCGTATCTTGACTGCTTGTAA
- the LOC112741383 gene encoding uncharacterized WD repeat-containing protein C2A9.03 isoform X1, which produces MSHYNRDEMEYVADDNEMAEVEDDVYFRGRAFGESDSDDDDEYDPLQENRITDTTAAEARKGKDIQGIPWDRLSISREKYRQTRLEQYKNYENIPQSGELSEKECRPTDKGGRFYDFWQNTRSVKSTILHFQLRNLVWSTSKHDVYLVSHYSIVHWSSLHSKRSEILNVQGHVAPCEKHPGSLLEGFTQTQISTLAVRDNLLIAGGFQGELICKYLDRPGVSFCSRTTYEDNAITNAVEIYEHPSGAVHFMASNNDCGVRDFDMEKFQLSKHFCFPWPVNHTSLSPDSKLLAIVGDNPEGLLVDSQTGKTITQLCGHLDYSFASAWHPDGRIFATGNQDKTCRVWDVRNLSKSVAVLKGNLGAIRSIRFTSDGQFMAMAEPADFVHVFDAKRGFEKEQEIDFFGEISGVSFSPDTESLFIGVWDRTYGSLLQYNRHRNYSYLDCL; this is translated from the exons ATGTCTCATTACAACAGGGACGAAATGGAGTACGTTGCAGATGATAATGAAATGGCAGAGGTAGAAGATGATGTGTATTTCCGAGGCAGAGCATTTGGTGAATCAGAttcggatgatgatgatgaatacgATCCTTTG CAGGAAAATCGTATAACAGATACCACTGCCGCAGAAGCTAGGAAGGGAAAGGATATCCAAGGTATACCATGGGATAGACTGAGTATTAGTCGTGAAAAGTATAGACAAACTAGACTAGAGCAGTACAAGAATTATGAAAATATACCACAATCAGGGGAACTTTCGGAGAAG GAATGCAGGCCAACGGATAAAGGAGGAAGATTTTATGATTTCTGGCAGAACACTAGATCTGTGAAGTCAACGATACTTCATTTCCAA CTACGAAACTTGGTTTGGTCAACATCGAAGCATGATGTATATCTTGTTTCACATTACTCAATTGTTCACTGGTCTTCGTTACACTCCAAGAGATCCGAAATCCTGAATGTACAAGGGCATGTGGCTCCGTGTGAG AAACATCCTGGAAGCCTCTTGGAAGGGTTTACTCAAACACAAATTAGTACACTGGCAGTGCGAGACAACTTGTTGATTGCTGGAGGCTTTCAAGGAGAACTTATTTGCAAG TACTTAGATCGACCTGGGGTTAGCTTTTGTTCCAGAACTACTTATGAGGACAATGCGATCACAAATGCTGTCGAGATTTATGAGCATCCCAG TGGAGCAGTTCATTTCATGGCTTCAAATAATGACTGTGGAGTCAGAGACTTTGATATGGAGAAATTTCAGCTTTCCAAGCATTTCTGCTTCCCCTGGCCTGTAAAT CATACTTCATTGAGCCCTGATAGTAAACTTCTTGCAATTGTTGGAGACAATCCAGAAGGGCTGCTGGTGGATTCTCAAACTGGAAAG ACAATCACGCAGTTATGTGGACACTTGGATTACTCATTTGCATCTGCATGGCATCCTGATGGCCGTATTTTTGCTACCGGGAACCAAGACAAAACTTGCCGTGTCTGGGATGTTCGAAATTTGTCGAAGTCTGTTGCTGTTCTGAAGGGCAACCTTGGAGCTATACGTTCAATACGTTTCACATCTGATGGGCAGTTCATGGCAATGGCTGAGCCAGCTGACTTTGTGCATGTCTTTGACGCAAAGCGTGGATTTGAGAAGGAACAGGAAATTGATTTTTTTGGGGAGATCTCTGGTGTATCTTTCAGTCCGGATACAGAATCACTCTTTATTGGTGTCTGGGACCGCACCTACGGAAGCCTTCTTCAGTACAACCGACACAGAAACTACTCGTATCTTGACTGCTTGTAA
- the LOC112741383 gene encoding uncharacterized WD repeat-containing protein C2A9.03 isoform X3 has translation MEYVADDNEMAEVEDDVYFRGRAFGESDSDDDDEYDPLQENRITDTTAAEARKGKDIQGIPWDRLSISREKYRQTRLEQYKNYENIPQSGELSEKECRPTDKGGRFYDFWQNTRSVKSTILHFQLRNLVWSTSKHDVYLVSHYSIVHWSSLHSKRSEILNVQGHVAPCEKHPGSLLEGFTQTQISTLAVRDNLLIAGGFQGELICKYLDRPGVSFCSRTTYEDNAITNAVEIYEHPSGAVHFMASNNDCGVRDFDMEKFQLSKHFCFPWPVNHTSLSPDSKLLAIVGDNPEGLLVDSQTGKTITQLCGHLDYSFASAWHPDGRIFATGNQDKTCRVWDVRNLSKSVAVLKGNLGAIRSIRFTSDGQFMAMAEPADFVHVFDAKRGFEKEQEIDFFGEISGVSFSPDTESLFIGVWDRTYGSLLQYNRHRNYSYLDCL, from the exons ATGGAGTACGTTGCAGATGATAATGAAATGGCAGAGGTAGAAGATGATGTGTATTTCCGAGGCAGAGCATTTGGTGAATCAGAttcggatgatgatgatgaatacgATCCTTTG CAGGAAAATCGTATAACAGATACCACTGCCGCAGAAGCTAGGAAGGGAAAGGATATCCAAGGTATACCATGGGATAGACTGAGTATTAGTCGTGAAAAGTATAGACAAACTAGACTAGAGCAGTACAAGAATTATGAAAATATACCACAATCAGGGGAACTTTCGGAGAAG GAATGCAGGCCAACGGATAAAGGAGGAAGATTTTATGATTTCTGGCAGAACACTAGATCTGTGAAGTCAACGATACTTCATTTCCAA CTACGAAACTTGGTTTGGTCAACATCGAAGCATGATGTATATCTTGTTTCACATTACTCAATTGTTCACTGGTCTTCGTTACACTCCAAGAGATCCGAAATCCTGAATGTACAAGGGCATGTGGCTCCGTGTGAG AAACATCCTGGAAGCCTCTTGGAAGGGTTTACTCAAACACAAATTAGTACACTGGCAGTGCGAGACAACTTGTTGATTGCTGGAGGCTTTCAAGGAGAACTTATTTGCAAG TACTTAGATCGACCTGGGGTTAGCTTTTGTTCCAGAACTACTTATGAGGACAATGCGATCACAAATGCTGTCGAGATTTATGAGCATCCCAG TGGAGCAGTTCATTTCATGGCTTCAAATAATGACTGTGGAGTCAGAGACTTTGATATGGAGAAATTTCAGCTTTCCAAGCATTTCTGCTTCCCCTGGCCTGTAAAT CATACTTCATTGAGCCCTGATAGTAAACTTCTTGCAATTGTTGGAGACAATCCAGAAGGGCTGCTGGTGGATTCTCAAACTGGAAAG ACAATCACGCAGTTATGTGGACACTTGGATTACTCATTTGCATCTGCATGGCATCCTGATGGCCGTATTTTTGCTACCGGGAACCAAGACAAAACTTGCCGTGTCTGGGATGTTCGAAATTTGTCGAAGTCTGTTGCTGTTCTGAAGGGCAACCTTGGAGCTATACGTTCAATACGTTTCACATCTGATGGGCAGTTCATGGCAATGGCTGAGCCAGCTGACTTTGTGCATGTCTTTGACGCAAAGCGTGGATTTGAGAAGGAACAGGAAATTGATTTTTTTGGGGAGATCTCTGGTGTATCTTTCAGTCCGGATACAGAATCACTCTTTATTGGTGTCTGGGACCGCACCTACGGAAGCCTTCTTCAGTACAACCGACACAGAAACTACTCGTATCTTGACTGCTTGTAA
- the LOC112741383 gene encoding uncharacterized WD repeat-containing protein C2A9.03 isoform X2, whose product MSHYNRDEMEYVADDNEMAEVEDDVYFRGRAFGESDSDDDDEYDPLENRITDTTAAEARKGKDIQGIPWDRLSISREKYRQTRLEQYKNYENIPQSGELSEKECRPTDKGGRFYDFWQNTRSVKSTILHFQLRNLVWSTSKHDVYLVSHYSIVHWSSLHSKRSEILNVQGHVAPCEKHPGSLLEGFTQTQISTLAVRDNLLIAGGFQGELICKYLDRPGVSFCSRTTYEDNAITNAVEIYEHPSGAVHFMASNNDCGVRDFDMEKFQLSKHFCFPWPVNHTSLSPDSKLLAIVGDNPEGLLVDSQTGKTITQLCGHLDYSFASAWHPDGRIFATGNQDKTCRVWDVRNLSKSVAVLKGNLGAIRSIRFTSDGQFMAMAEPADFVHVFDAKRGFEKEQEIDFFGEISGVSFSPDTESLFIGVWDRTYGSLLQYNRHRNYSYLDCL is encoded by the exons ATGTCTCATTACAACAGGGACGAAATGGAGTACGTTGCAGATGATAATGAAATGGCAGAGGTAGAAGATGATGTGTATTTCCGAGGCAGAGCATTTGGTGAATCAGAttcggatgatgatgatgaatacgATCCTTTG GAAAATCGTATAACAGATACCACTGCCGCAGAAGCTAGGAAGGGAAAGGATATCCAAGGTATACCATGGGATAGACTGAGTATTAGTCGTGAAAAGTATAGACAAACTAGACTAGAGCAGTACAAGAATTATGAAAATATACCACAATCAGGGGAACTTTCGGAGAAG GAATGCAGGCCAACGGATAAAGGAGGAAGATTTTATGATTTCTGGCAGAACACTAGATCTGTGAAGTCAACGATACTTCATTTCCAA CTACGAAACTTGGTTTGGTCAACATCGAAGCATGATGTATATCTTGTTTCACATTACTCAATTGTTCACTGGTCTTCGTTACACTCCAAGAGATCCGAAATCCTGAATGTACAAGGGCATGTGGCTCCGTGTGAG AAACATCCTGGAAGCCTCTTGGAAGGGTTTACTCAAACACAAATTAGTACACTGGCAGTGCGAGACAACTTGTTGATTGCTGGAGGCTTTCAAGGAGAACTTATTTGCAAG TACTTAGATCGACCTGGGGTTAGCTTTTGTTCCAGAACTACTTATGAGGACAATGCGATCACAAATGCTGTCGAGATTTATGAGCATCCCAG TGGAGCAGTTCATTTCATGGCTTCAAATAATGACTGTGGAGTCAGAGACTTTGATATGGAGAAATTTCAGCTTTCCAAGCATTTCTGCTTCCCCTGGCCTGTAAAT CATACTTCATTGAGCCCTGATAGTAAACTTCTTGCAATTGTTGGAGACAATCCAGAAGGGCTGCTGGTGGATTCTCAAACTGGAAAG ACAATCACGCAGTTATGTGGACACTTGGATTACTCATTTGCATCTGCATGGCATCCTGATGGCCGTATTTTTGCTACCGGGAACCAAGACAAAACTTGCCGTGTCTGGGATGTTCGAAATTTGTCGAAGTCTGTTGCTGTTCTGAAGGGCAACCTTGGAGCTATACGTTCAATACGTTTCACATCTGATGGGCAGTTCATGGCAATGGCTGAGCCAGCTGACTTTGTGCATGTCTTTGACGCAAAGCGTGGATTTGAGAAGGAACAGGAAATTGATTTTTTTGGGGAGATCTCTGGTGTATCTTTCAGTCCGGATACAGAATCACTCTTTATTGGTGTCTGGGACCGCACCTACGGAAGCCTTCTTCAGTACAACCGACACAGAAACTACTCGTATCTTGACTGCTTGTAA